From the Streptomyces syringium genome, one window contains:
- the atpB gene encoding F0F1 ATP synthase subunit A gives MLAFETDCHIFDGCGFPAPGLHSFLFEPIFSIGGFDFNKPMLLAVLGTFLIIGFFWAAFGRAKVVPGKLQMVGEAGYDFVRRGIVYEALGKKEGEKYVPFMVSLFFFVWIMNLWSIIPVAQFPVTSIIAFPAALALIVYVLWMYLTFKKHGFVGGLKNITGYDKSLGGVLPLAVTLEFFSNVLVRPFTHAVRLFANMFAGHLLILMFTIASWYLLNGIGIAYAGVSFVMTIVMTAFELFIQAVQAYVFVLLATNYVQGALAEHH, from the coding sequence ATGCTCGCCTTCGAGACCGATTGCCACATCTTCGATGGGTGCGGCTTCCCAGCCCCAGGCCTTCACTCGTTCTTGTTTGAACCGATCTTCAGCATCGGTGGCTTCGACTTCAACAAGCCGATGCTGCTGGCCGTGCTGGGCACGTTCCTGATCATCGGTTTCTTCTGGGCGGCGTTCGGCCGGGCGAAGGTGGTCCCGGGCAAGCTGCAGATGGTCGGTGAGGCGGGTTACGACTTCGTACGCCGCGGCATCGTCTACGAGGCGCTCGGCAAGAAGGAGGGCGAGAAGTACGTCCCCTTCATGGTCTCGCTGTTCTTCTTCGTCTGGATCATGAACCTCTGGTCGATCATTCCGGTCGCCCAGTTCCCCGTGACCTCGATCATCGCCTTCCCGGCGGCGCTCGCGCTGATCGTCTACGTCCTGTGGATGTACCTGACGTTCAAGAAGCACGGCTTCGTCGGCGGTCTGAAGAACATCACCGGCTACGACAAGTCGCTCGGTGGCGTCCTCCCGCTCGCGGTGACCCTGGAGTTCTTCTCGAACGTGCTGGTCAGGCCGTTCACCCACGCGGTGCGACTCTTCGCCAACATGTTCGCCGGCCACCTGCTGATCCTGATGTTCACCATCGCCAGCTGGTACCTGCTGAACGGCATCGGCATCGCCTACGCGGGTGTCTCGTTCGTGATGACCATCGTGATGACCGCCTTCGAGCTGTTCATCCAGGCCGTCCAGGCGTACGTCTTCGTGCTGCTGGCCACCAACTACGTCCAGGGCGCGCTCGCCGAGCACCACTGA
- the atpE gene encoding ATP synthase F0 subunit C, translating to MSAALQTIAAGVEIKGNLGSIGYGLAAIGPGVGVGIVFGNGTQALARQPEAAGLIRANQILGFAFCEALALIGLVMPFVYPSA from the coding sequence ATGTCTGCTGCTCTCCAGACCATCGCCGCTGGTGTCGAGATCAAGGGCAACCTCGGCTCGATCGGCTACGGCCTCGCCGCGATCGGCCCCGGCGTCGGCGTCGGCATCGTCTTCGGTAACGGCACCCAGGCGCTGGCCCGTCAGCCCGAGGCCGCCGGCCTGATCCGCGCCAACCAGATCCTCGGCTTCGCCTTCTGTGAGGCGCTCGCCCTGATCGGTCTGGTCATGCCGTTCGTCTACCCGTCTGCCTGA
- a CDS encoding F0F1 ATP synthase subunit B, with product MKALLLASEGEVEAPLLPPIPELVIGLIAFAIVFFFLAKKLSPKINKVLEERREAIEGGLEKAEAAQAEAQQVLDDYRAQLADARHEAARLRQEAQEQGVAMIAEMRSEGQRQREEIIAAGHAQIEADRKSAAASLRQDVGQLAGDLAAKLVGESLKDATRQSRTIDRFLDELENKSAGAAKAEVTR from the coding sequence GTGAAAGCCCTGCTCTTGGCGAGCGAGGGGGAAGTGGAAGCTCCCCTTCTGCCGCCGATCCCAGAGCTCGTCATCGGTCTGATCGCCTTCGCCATCGTCTTCTTCTTCCTGGCCAAGAAGCTCTCTCCGAAGATCAACAAGGTTCTCGAAGAGCGCCGCGAGGCCATCGAAGGCGGCCTGGAGAAGGCCGAGGCCGCGCAGGCCGAGGCTCAGCAGGTGCTCGACGACTACCGGGCACAGCTCGCCGACGCCCGCCACGAGGCCGCGCGTCTGCGCCAGGAGGCGCAGGAGCAGGGCGTCGCGATGATCGCCGAGATGCGGTCCGAGGGTCAGCGTCAGCGCGAGGAGATCATCGCGGCCGGCCACGCCCAGATCGAGGCCGACCGCAAGTCCGCAGCGGCTTCGCTGCGACAGGACGTGGGCCAGCTGGCCGGCGACCTGGCGGCCAAGCTCGTGGGTGAGTCCCTCAAGGACGCCACCCGGCAGAGCCGGACCATCGACCGCTTCCTCGACGAACTCGAGAACAAGTCGGCCGGTGCGGCGAAGGCAGAGGTGACCCGATGA
- a CDS encoding F0F1 ATP synthase subunit delta — protein sequence MSGASREALASARESLDALADNTSVDAAKLAEELAAVTALLDREVSLRRVLTDPAQSGEAKAELARRLLGAQVGGETADLVAGMVRSRWSRSRDLVDAIEELADSADFIAAQRTGVLDDVEDELFRFGRIVTSNAELRSALTDKVASRSAKAELLHSLLGGRANPATERLVIRLVTHPRGRSLESGLNALSKLAADRRDRMVAEVRSAVPLNDQQKQRLGEALAKLYGRRVHLNLDVDPEVLGGVQVRIGDEVINGTIADRLAEASRRMAG from the coding sequence ATGAGCGGAGCGAGCCGCGAGGCCCTGGCCTCCGCACGCGAGAGCCTCGACGCGCTGGCGGACAACACGTCCGTCGACGCGGCGAAGCTCGCCGAGGAGCTTGCCGCCGTCACCGCGCTGCTCGACCGCGAGGTGTCGCTGCGTCGGGTCCTGACCGACCCGGCGCAGTCCGGCGAGGCCAAGGCCGAGCTTGCCCGGCGGCTGCTGGGCGCCCAGGTGGGCGGCGAGACCGCCGATCTGGTGGCCGGCATGGTGCGCTCCCGCTGGTCGCGTTCGCGTGACCTGGTGGACGCGATCGAGGAGCTGGCCGACAGCGCCGACTTCATCGCCGCTCAGCGGACCGGTGTCCTGGACGACGTCGAGGACGAGCTGTTCCGCTTCGGCCGGATCGTCACCTCGAACGCCGAGCTGCGGTCGGCGCTGACCGACAAGGTCGCGAGCCGTTCGGCCAAGGCCGAGCTGCTGCACAGCCTGCTGGGCGGCCGGGCCAACCCGGCCACCGAGCGACTGGTGATCCGACTCGTCACGCACCCGCGTGGACGTAGCCTGGAGTCGGGGCTCAACGCCCTCTCCAAGCTGGCCGCCGACCGCCGGGACCGGATGGTCGCGGAGGTCAGGTCCGCGGTGCCGCTGAACGACCAGCAGAAGCAGCGCCTCGGTGAGGCGCTCGCCAAGCTGTACGGACGGCGTGTCCACCTCAACCTGGACGTGGACCCCGAGGTTCTCGGTGGTGTCCAGGTGCGGATCGGTGACGAGGTCATCAACGGCACCATCGCGGACCGGCTCGCCGAGGCGAGCCGCCGGATGGCCGGCTGA
- the atpA gene encoding F0F1 ATP synthase subunit alpha: MAELTIRPEEIRDALENFVQAYKPDAASREEVGTVSVAGDGIAKVEGLPSAMANELLRFEDGTLGLALNLEEREIGAVVLGEFSGIEEGQPVQRTGEVLSVAVGEGYLGRVVDPLGNPIDGLGEIATEGRRALELQAPGVMVRKSVHEPMQTGLKAVDAMVPIGRGQRQLIIGDRQTGKTALAVDTIINQRDNWRSGDPKKQVRCIYVAIGQKGSTIASVRGALEEAGALEYTTIVAAPASDPAGFKYLAPYTGSAIGQHWMYQGKHVLIVFDDLSKQADAYRAVSLLLRRPPGREAYPGDVFYLHSRLLERCAKLSDDMGAGSMTGLPIVETKANDVSAFIPTNVISITDGQCFLESDLFNAGQRPALNVGISVSRVGGSAQHKAMKQVSGRLRVDLAQYRELEAFAAFGSDLDAASKSQLERGKRMVELLKQGQYAPYSVENQVVSVWAGTTGKMDDVPVEDIQRFEREMLDYLGREHKGLMDSIVEGGKMSDDTLQALADAIATFKKQFETSDGKLLGDDATAGSAK, translated from the coding sequence ATGGCGGAGCTCACGATCCGGCCGGAGGAGATCCGGGACGCGCTGGAGAACTTTGTCCAGGCGTACAAGCCGGACGCGGCCTCGCGCGAGGAGGTCGGTACGGTCAGCGTTGCCGGCGACGGCATCGCGAAGGTCGAGGGTCTTCCCTCGGCCATGGCGAACGAGCTGCTGCGGTTCGAGGACGGAACCCTCGGTCTCGCCCTCAACCTCGAGGAGCGCGAGATCGGTGCGGTCGTCCTCGGCGAGTTCAGCGGCATCGAGGAGGGCCAGCCGGTGCAGCGCACCGGTGAGGTGCTCTCCGTCGCGGTAGGCGAGGGTTACCTCGGCCGCGTCGTCGACCCGCTGGGCAACCCGATCGACGGCCTCGGCGAGATCGCGACCGAAGGTCGCCGCGCCCTGGAGCTGCAGGCTCCTGGCGTCATGGTCCGCAAGTCGGTGCACGAGCCGATGCAGACCGGCCTCAAGGCCGTCGACGCGATGGTGCCGATCGGCCGTGGCCAGCGTCAGCTGATCATCGGCGACCGCCAGACCGGCAAGACCGCGCTGGCCGTCGACACGATCATCAACCAGCGCGACAACTGGCGCTCCGGCGACCCGAAGAAGCAGGTCCGCTGCATCTACGTCGCCATCGGCCAGAAGGGCTCCACCATCGCGTCCGTGCGCGGTGCGCTGGAGGAGGCCGGCGCCCTGGAGTACACGACGATCGTCGCGGCTCCGGCGTCCGACCCGGCCGGCTTCAAGTACCTCGCCCCGTACACCGGCTCGGCCATCGGTCAGCACTGGATGTACCAGGGCAAGCACGTCCTGATCGTCTTCGACGACCTGTCGAAGCAGGCCGACGCCTACCGCGCCGTGTCCCTGCTGCTGCGCCGCCCGCCGGGCCGTGAGGCCTACCCGGGTGACGTCTTCTACCTGCACTCGCGTCTGCTGGAGCGCTGCGCCAAGCTCTCCGACGACATGGGCGCCGGTTCGATGACGGGTCTGCCGATCGTCGAGACCAAGGCGAACGACGTGTCGGCGTTCATCCCGACCAACGTCATCTCCATCACCGACGGCCAGTGCTTCCTGGAGTCCGACCTGTTCAACGCGGGCCAGCGCCCGGCGCTGAACGTCGGTATCTCGGTCTCCCGCGTCGGTGGCTCGGCCCAGCACAAGGCCATGAAGCAGGTCTCCGGCCGACTCCGTGTCGACCTCGCCCAGTACCGCGAGCTGGAGGCGTTCGCCGCCTTCGGTTCCGACCTGGACGCGGCCTCGAAGTCGCAGCTGGAGCGCGGCAAGCGCATGGTCGAGCTGCTGAAGCAGGGCCAGTACGCCCCGTACTCGGTCGAGAACCAGGTCGTCTCCGTCTGGGCCGGCACCACCGGCAAGATGGACGACGTGCCGGTCGAGGACATCCAGCGCTTCGAGCGCGAGATGCTCGACTACCTGGGCCGCGAGCACAAGGGCCTGATGGACAGCATTGTCGAGGGCGGCAAGATGTCCGACGACACCCTCCAGGCGCTCGCCGACGCCATCGCCACCTTCAAGAAGCAGTTCGAGACCTCGGACGGCAAGCTTCTCGGTGACGACGCCACGGCCGGCTCCGCGAAGTGA
- a CDS encoding F0F1 ATP synthase subunit gamma, whose translation MGAQLRVYKRRIRSVTATKKITKAMEMIAASRIVKAQRQVAASTPYASELTRAVTAVATGSNTKHALTTEVENPVRAAVLLVTSDRGLAGGYSSNAIKAADKLTERLRSEGKDVVTYIIGRKGVAYYGFRERPVAESWTGFTDSPTYADAKKVAGPLIEAVQRDTAEGGVDELHIVFTEFVSMMTQSPVEKRLLPLSLDVTDEAAEAGKGKILPLFDFEPSAEGVLDALLPRYVESRIYNALLQSAASEHAARRRAMKSATDNAGELIKSLSRLANAARQAEITQEISEIVGGSSALADANAGSD comes from the coding sequence ATGGGAGCCCAGCTCCGGGTCTACAAGCGTCGCATCCGCTCCGTCACCGCGACCAAGAAGATCACCAAGGCGATGGAGATGATCGCCGCCTCGCGCATCGTCAAGGCGCAGCGCCAGGTGGCGGCATCGACGCCGTACGCGAGTGAGCTCACCCGCGCGGTGACGGCGGTTGCCACCGGCTCGAACACCAAGCACGCCCTCACCACCGAGGTCGAGAACCCGGTCCGCGCCGCGGTGCTGCTCGTCACGAGCGACCGCGGTCTGGCCGGCGGCTACTCCTCCAACGCCATCAAGGCCGCGGACAAGCTCACCGAGCGCCTGCGCTCGGAGGGCAAGGACGTCGTGACGTACATCATCGGCCGCAAGGGCGTGGCGTACTACGGCTTCCGGGAGCGTCCGGTGGCCGAGTCGTGGACCGGCTTCACCGACAGCCCGACCTACGCGGACGCCAAGAAGGTCGCGGGTCCGCTCATCGAGGCGGTCCAGCGGGACACCGCCGAGGGCGGCGTCGACGAGCTGCACATCGTCTTCACCGAGTTCGTCTCGATGATGACGCAGTCGCCGGTCGAGAAGCGGCTGCTGCCGCTCAGCCTCGACGTGACGGACGAGGCCGCGGAGGCGGGCAAGGGCAAGATCCTTCCGCTCTTCGACTTCGAGCCGTCGGCCGAGGGTGTCCTCGACGCGCTGCTGCCGCGGTACGTCGAGAGCCGGATCTACAACGCGCTGCTGCAGTCGGCTGCCTCCGAGCACGCCGCCCGCCGTCGCGCGATGAAGTCGGCGACCGACAACGCCGGCGAACTCATCAAGTCGCTCTCGCGGCTTGCGAACGCGGCCCGCCAGGCCGAAATCACCCAGGAAATCAGCGAGATCGTCGGTGGCTCCAGTGCCCTGGCCGACGCGAACGCGGGGAGTGACTGA
- the atpD gene encoding F0F1 ATP synthase subunit beta yields MTTTVETAAATGRVARVIGPVVDVEFPVDAMPEIYNALHVQVADPAEDGKLKTLTLEVAQHLGDGLVRAISMQPTDGLVRQAAVTDTGAGITVPVGDVTKGKVFNTLGEILNVDPSTVEVTERWPIHRKAPNFDQLESKTEMFETGVKVIDLLTPYVKGGKIGLFGGAGVGKTVLIQEMIYRVANNHDGVSVFAGVGERTREGNDLIEEMTDSGVIDKTALVFGQMDEPPGTRLRVALAGLTMAEYFRDVQKQDVLFFIDNIFRYTQAGSEVSTLLGRMPSAVGYQPNLADEMGLLQERITSTRGHSITSMQAIYVPADDLTDPAPATTFAHLDATTVLSRPISEKGIYPAVDPLDSTSRILDPRYIAQEHYDAAMRVKTILQKYKDLQDIIAILGIDELGEEDKLVVHRARRVERFLSQNTHVAKQFTGVDGSDVPLDESIAAFNAICDGDYDHFPEQAFFMCGGLEDLKANAKELGVS; encoded by the coding sequence ATGACCACGACTGTTGAAACCGCTGCGGCCACCGGCCGCGTCGCGCGGGTCATCGGCCCGGTCGTCGACGTGGAGTTCCCCGTCGACGCGATGCCGGAGATCTACAACGCGCTGCACGTCCAGGTGGCCGACCCGGCCGAGGACGGCAAGCTCAAGACGCTGACCCTCGAGGTCGCCCAGCACCTGGGTGACGGCCTGGTCCGCGCCATCTCCATGCAGCCCACCGACGGTCTGGTCCGCCAGGCCGCGGTGACCGACACCGGCGCGGGCATCACCGTGCCCGTCGGTGACGTCACCAAGGGCAAGGTGTTCAACACCCTCGGCGAGATCCTGAACGTGGACCCGTCCACGGTCGAGGTCACCGAGCGCTGGCCGATCCACCGCAAGGCCCCGAACTTCGACCAGCTCGAGTCGAAGACCGAGATGTTCGAGACCGGCGTCAAGGTCATCGACCTGCTGACCCCGTACGTCAAGGGCGGCAAGATCGGTCTGTTCGGTGGTGCCGGTGTCGGCAAGACCGTGCTGATCCAGGAAATGATCTACCGCGTGGCCAACAACCACGACGGTGTGTCGGTGTTCGCCGGTGTCGGTGAGCGCACTCGTGAGGGCAACGACCTCATCGAGGAAATGACCGACTCGGGCGTCATCGACAAGACGGCGCTCGTCTTCGGCCAGATGGACGAGCCCCCGGGCACCCGTCTGCGCGTCGCCCTGGCCGGTCTGACCATGGCGGAGTACTTCCGCGATGTGCAGAAGCAGGACGTGCTCTTCTTCATCGACAACATCTTCCGGTACACCCAGGCCGGTTCCGAGGTGTCCACCCTGCTCGGCCGTATGCCGTCCGCGGTGGGTTACCAGCCGAACCTGGCGGACGAGATGGGTCTGCTGCAGGAGCGCATCACCTCGACGCGTGGTCACTCGATCACGTCGATGCAGGCGATCTACGTCCCCGCGGACGACCTGACCGACCCGGCCCCGGCCACGACCTTCGCGCACCTCGACGCGACGACCGTGCTGTCGCGTCCGATCTCGGAGAAGGGCATCTACCCGGCGGTCGACCCGCTGGACTCGACGTCCCGCATCCTGGACCCGCGCTACATCGCGCAGGAGCACTACGACGCCGCCATGCGCGTCAAGACGATCCTGCAGAAGTACAAGGACCTCCAGGACATCATCGCGATCCTCGGTATCGACGAGCTGGGCGAGGAGGACAAGCTCGTTGTCCACCGTGCCCGTCGCGTCGAGCGCTTCCTGTCGCAGAACACCCACGTGGCGAAGCAGTTCACCGGCGTGGACGGTTCGGACGTGCCGCTGGACGAGTCGATCGCCGCGTTCAACGCGATCTGCGACGGCGACTACGACCACTTCCCCGAGCAGGCGTTCTTCATGTGCGGTGGCCTCGAGGACCTCAAGGCCAACGCCAAGGAGCTGGGCGTCTCCTGA
- a CDS encoding F0F1 ATP synthase subunit epsilon, whose protein sequence is MAAELHVELVAADRSVWSGEATLVIARTTSGDIGVMPGHQPLLGVLESGPVTIKTADGNVVAAVHGGFISFADDKLSLLAEVAELADEIDVQRAERALERAKAEADAHAERRADVRLRSVTGVH, encoded by the coding sequence TTGGCTGCTGAGCTGCACGTCGAGCTGGTCGCGGCGGACCGAAGCGTCTGGTCCGGCGAGGCCACTCTGGTCATCGCGCGTACCACATCGGGCGACATCGGCGTCATGCCCGGCCACCAGCCGCTGCTCGGTGTGCTGGAGTCCGGCCCGGTGACGATCAAGACCGCGGACGGCAATGTCGTCGCAGCGGTGCACGGTGGATTCATCTCGTTCGCGGACGACAAGCTCTCGCTGCTCGCCGAGGTCGCGGAGCTGGCCGACGAGATCGACGTCCAGCGCGCGGAGCGGGCGCTGGAGCGCGCGAAGGCCGAGGCCGACGCGCACGCCGAGCGTCGTGCGGATGTCCGGCTGCGTTCGGTCACGGGCGTTCACTGA
- a CDS encoding DUF2550 domain-containing protein encodes MVLALLVSGIVVLLVLVGLFVFGLRRRLIQRSGGTFDCSLRWNVPEDDPEPAGKGWVYGVARYNGDRIEWFRVFSYAYRPRRVLERASIEVLERRTPQGEEELALLSDAVVLVCMHRGTRLELAMSEDALTGFLAWLEAAPPGQRVNVA; translated from the coding sequence ATGGTCCTCGCTCTGCTCGTGAGCGGCATCGTCGTCTTGCTGGTTTTGGTGGGACTCTTCGTCTTCGGGCTGCGCAGACGGCTCATCCAGCGGTCGGGGGGAACCTTCGACTGCAGCCTGCGCTGGAACGTCCCCGAGGACGACCCGGAGCCGGCGGGCAAGGGGTGGGTGTACGGCGTAGCGCGGTACAACGGTGACCGGATCGAGTGGTTCCGGGTCTTCTCGTACGCGTACCGGCCCCGCCGGGTCCTGGAGCGGGCCTCGATCGAGGTGCTGGAGCGGCGTACGCCGCAGGGCGAGGAGGAGCTGGCCCTGCTGTCCGACGCCGTCGTCCTGGTCTGTATGCACCGCGGTACGCGGCTGGAGCTGGCGATGAGCGAGGACGCCCTGACGGGCTTCCTGGCGTGGCTGGAGGCGGCGCCTCCGGGGCAACGCGTGAACGTGGCGTAG
- a CDS encoding glycoside hydrolase family 18 chitinase, producing the protein MSTGTSARVRHTKRITSVAVVVLAALLLPLATLVGLAAAPARAAASATASFTKTSEWGSGFQGQWTVKNTGTAPINGWTVEWDFPATTTVGAYWDALVTSSGGHHTAKNREYNGTIAPGASVSFGFVASGDGEPSGCRLDGGPCDGSSGDDPPSAPGQPASTGVTENSVSLSWTAATDDKGIKNYDVLRGTTVVGTVSGTTFTDTGLTADTEYTYTVVARDTAGQTGPASPPATVRTGTGGGTDRPPSAPGTPQATAVTDTSVVLKWTAATDDKGIKDYDVYRGTAKVTTVAKLAWKDTGLTPGTDYAYTVVARDTADQTGKASAPLSVRTTGGGGQPGEYAKVGYFVQWGIYGRGYTVKSLDTTGAAAKLTHLNYAFSNIDPVNLTCLNGVTKATSPNPQDPNQGDGAGDAWADYEKGFGAGESVDGVGDTWNQPLAGNYNQLKKLKAKYPELKTLISLGGWTYSKYFSDAAKTDASRQKFVKSCVDMYIKGNLPATGGRGGAGAAAGVFDGFDLDWEWPGSEGHAGNHVSKDDKANNTLLFAEFRRQLDALSSTTGKKYLLTAFTPADPGKIEAGWDITTKDGTPSVFDYMDFANVQGYDFHGSGSDNSWEPNRTGHQGNLYTDAQDPYPTKFSVESTVRAYLDAGVDPRKVVLGLAFYGRGWQQVADGGARGEWQAAGGAAPGQFPEEAGTRGYDNLLASVPNLTVHHDEQSVATYGYTGDKGQWWTFDDVWSINKKTAWLKSRKLGGVMIWEMSGDSGTLMTAVDSGLK; encoded by the coding sequence TTGAGCACAGGAACCTCAGCACGTGTCAGACACACCAAACGCATCACTTCCGTAGCCGTCGTGGTGCTCGCCGCACTACTGCTCCCGCTCGCCACCCTGGTCGGCCTCGCTGCCGCGCCGGCCCGGGCGGCGGCCTCCGCGACGGCCTCCTTCACCAAGACCTCCGAGTGGGGCAGCGGCTTCCAGGGCCAGTGGACGGTGAAGAACACCGGCACCGCCCCCATCAACGGGTGGACCGTCGAGTGGGACTTCCCCGCCACCACCACCGTCGGCGCCTACTGGGACGCCCTGGTCACCTCCTCGGGCGGGCACCACACCGCGAAGAACCGCGAGTACAACGGCACCATCGCCCCCGGCGCCAGCGTCTCCTTCGGCTTCGTCGCCTCCGGCGACGGCGAGCCGAGCGGCTGCAGGCTGGACGGCGGCCCCTGCGACGGCTCCTCGGGCGACGACCCGCCGAGCGCGCCCGGGCAGCCCGCCTCCACCGGCGTCACCGAGAACAGCGTCTCGCTGAGCTGGACGGCGGCCACCGACGACAAGGGCATCAAGAACTACGACGTCCTGCGCGGTACCACCGTGGTCGGTACGGTCTCCGGCACCACCTTCACCGACACCGGCCTGACCGCCGACACCGAATACACCTACACCGTCGTCGCGCGCGACACCGCCGGTCAGACGGGACCCGCCTCCCCGCCCGCCACCGTCCGTACCGGCACGGGCGGCGGCACCGACAGACCGCCCTCCGCCCCCGGCACCCCCCAGGCCACCGCCGTCACCGACACCTCCGTCGTGCTGAAGTGGACCGCCGCCACCGACGACAAGGGCATCAAGGACTACGACGTCTACCGCGGCACCGCCAAGGTCACGACCGTGGCCAAGCTCGCCTGGAAGGACACCGGGCTCACCCCCGGCACCGACTACGCCTACACCGTCGTCGCCCGCGACACCGCCGACCAGACCGGCAAGGCCAGTGCGCCGCTGAGCGTCCGGACCACCGGCGGGGGCGGACAGCCGGGTGAGTACGCCAAGGTCGGCTACTTCGTGCAGTGGGGCATCTACGGGCGCGGCTACACCGTGAAGTCCCTGGACACCACGGGCGCCGCCGCCAAGCTCACGCACCTCAACTACGCCTTCTCCAACATCGACCCGGTGAACCTCACCTGTCTCAACGGCGTCACCAAGGCCACCTCCCCCAACCCCCAGGACCCCAATCAGGGTGACGGCGCGGGCGACGCCTGGGCCGACTACGAGAAGGGCTTCGGGGCGGGCGAGTCCGTCGACGGCGTCGGCGACACCTGGAACCAGCCGCTGGCGGGCAACTACAACCAGCTCAAGAAGCTCAAGGCCAAGTACCCCGAGCTCAAGACCCTGATCTCCCTCGGGGGCTGGACCTACAGCAAGTACTTCTCCGACGCGGCGAAGACCGACGCCTCCCGGCAGAAGTTCGTGAAGTCCTGCGTCGACATGTACATCAAGGGCAATCTGCCGGCCACCGGCGGGCGCGGCGGCGCCGGGGCCGCGGCGGGCGTCTTCGACGGCTTCGACCTCGACTGGGAGTGGCCGGGCTCCGAGGGCCACGCCGGAAACCACGTCTCGAAGGACGACAAGGCGAACAACACCCTGCTGTTCGCCGAGTTCCGCCGCCAGCTCGACGCCCTGAGCAGCACGACCGGCAAGAAGTACCTGCTCACGGCCTTCACCCCGGCCGACCCGGGCAAGATCGAGGCGGGCTGGGACATCACCACCAAGGACGGCACGCCCAGCGTCTTCGACTACATGGACTTCGCCAACGTCCAGGGCTACGACTTCCACGGCTCCGGCAGCGACAACAGCTGGGAGCCGAACCGCACGGGTCACCAGGGGAATCTCTACACCGACGCCCAGGACCCGTACCCCACGAAGTTCAGCGTCGAGTCGACCGTCCGGGCGTACCTCGACGCCGGCGTCGACCCGCGCAAGGTCGTCCTCGGCCTCGCGTTCTACGGCCGCGGCTGGCAGCAGGTCGCCGACGGCGGCGCACGCGGCGAGTGGCAGGCGGCGGGCGGCGCGGCCCCCGGCCAGTTCCCGGAGGAGGCCGGCACCCGCGGCTACGACAACCTGCTCGCGTCGGTGCCCAACCTGACCGTGCACCACGACGAGCAGTCGGTCGCGACGTACGGCTACACGGGCGACAAGGGCCAGTGGTGGACCTTCGACGACGTCTGGTCCATCAACAAGAAGACGGCCTGGCTCAAGAGCCGGAAGCTGGGCGGCGTCATGATCTGGGAGATGTCCGGCGACAGCGGCACGCTGATGACCGCCGTCGACAGCGGCCTGAAATAA
- a CDS encoding response regulator, whose protein sequence is MTDRETGTGHIRVVVADDQSAVRSGLVLILRSAPGVEVVGEAPDGEEAVRLARELRPDLVLMDVQMPRLDGVSATRLIVAEGLADVLVLTTFDLDEYVFGALRAGAAGFLLKNSEAADLVAAVRTVARGEGLISPAVTRRLIAEFARPVPARSANAPDPAVLDVLTRREREVLAALGAGLSNAQIAERLGMAEATVKTHVSRLLGKLELRSRVQAAVLAQELGLVQTS, encoded by the coding sequence ATGACGGACCGCGAGACGGGCACCGGGCACATCCGCGTCGTGGTCGCCGACGACCAGTCGGCCGTGCGGTCCGGACTGGTGCTCATCCTGCGTTCGGCGCCCGGTGTCGAGGTCGTCGGCGAGGCCCCGGACGGCGAGGAGGCCGTGCGGCTGGCCCGCGAGCTGCGGCCCGATCTGGTGCTGATGGATGTGCAGATGCCCCGCCTCGACGGGGTGTCGGCGACCCGGCTGATCGTCGCCGAGGGGCTGGCGGACGTTCTCGTGCTGACCACCTTCGATCTGGACGAGTACGTCTTCGGGGCGCTGCGCGCGGGGGCGGCCGGGTTCCTGCTCAAGAACAGCGAGGCCGCCGACCTGGTCGCGGCCGTGCGGACCGTCGCGCGCGGCGAGGGGCTGATCTCCCCGGCGGTGACGCGCCGGCTGATCGCGGAGTTCGCCCGCCCCGTGCCCGCGCGGTCGGCGAACGCACCCGACCCCGCCGTCCTCGACGTCCTGACGCGCCGGGAGCGCGAGGTGCTGGCGGCGCTCGGGGCGGGGTTGTCGAACGCGCAGATCGCCGAGCGGCTGGGGATGGCGGAGGCGACGGTGAAGACGCACGTCAGCCGGTTGCTCGGGAAGCTGGAGCTGCGCAGCCGGGTGCAAGCGGCCGTGCTGGCCCAGGAGTTGGGTCTGGTCCAGACCTCTTGA